A region from the Lolium perenne isolate Kyuss_39 chromosome 4, Kyuss_2.0, whole genome shotgun sequence genome encodes:
- the LOC127328524 gene encoding uncharacterized protein: protein MSPELDPTLVWSPPVEEVYVAAEERLEPRDKKPMFKYGDPRRKPTREYPNILGGIIRKHFPGIVNLPTGGRDVAWTWKHYSYAEDPSGKYGNMQERVVRHFWGEGDWHALRGTCPVKARDWHAERKVWMSKADCRDTLMAPWQYLQHPPQYVGEDRACFLAMVIWWTSREYARKHEEGKQKRSEMGGGSHVLGSKNLALTLQDEEVKTGVAPNLFGFFQKSKTRKEPHPETGSLWVNDLAEGQCGAYRSKFKDKHGEDADPTTEEFDVEVAVLAGQGKKGGRLWIADGLVDPSTIPSLRQIRRGRTSEQPRVETRPRASALAIEKLRAEMEERERRHQEEQMQMQQQLRENMQMQQQMLQQMQQQQQMFQQMFMTSPPGSSAPSTSCPPMFPHFIPTPDPAVMALLQQAPSQSPLTPLDRQQYGHHPELQQLSR, encoded by the exons ATGTCGCCGGAGCTAGACCCGACCCTAGTTTGGTCTCCGCCGGTGGAGGAGGTGTACGTTGCAGCCGAGGAGAGGCTGGAACCacgggacaagaagcc CATGTTCAAGTATGGCGACCCGAGGAGGAAGCCGACACGTGAGTACCCGAACATCCTTGGAGGCATAATTAGGAAGCATTTCCCTGGGATTGTCAATCTCCCTACTGGTGGCCGCGACGTGGCTTGGACTTGGAAGCACTACAGCTACGCGGAAGATCCTAGCGGCAAGTACGGAAACATGCAAGAGCGGGTTGTCCGCCacttctgg GgtgagggtgactggcatgcactacgaggcacgtgtccGGTCAAGGCccgcgactggcacgccgagcgcaaagtttggatgagtaaggctgattgtcgggatacgctcatggcaccatggcagtacctgcag caccctcctcagtacgtcggggAAGACAGGGCGTGCTTTCTTGCGATGGTCATATGGTGGACATCCCGCGAGTACGCccggaagcacgaggagggcaagcagAAGCGTTCAGAGATGGGAGGTGGATCACATGTCCTGGGCAGCAAGAACTTGGCCCTTACCTTGCAGGATGAG gaagtgaaGACAGGCGTGGCACCAAACTTGTTTGGATTTTTCCAAAAGTCGAAGACCAGGAAGGAGCCGCATCCTGAAACGGGGTCCTTGTGGGTCAACGACCTAGCGGAGGGCCAGTGTGGCGCGTACCGCTCGAAGTTCAAGGACAAGCACGGCGAAGACGCCGACCCAACCACCGAAGAGTTTGACGttgaggttgcggtgcttgcgggacaaggcaagaagggtggccgcctatggattgctgacgggttagtcgacccaagtaccattccatctctacgccagatccgtcgtgggcGTACGAGCGAGCAGCCTCGGGTAGAGACCCGCCCACGGGCTTCGGCTCTAGCTATCGAGAAGTTACGG gcggagatggaagaaagggaacggaggcaccaagaggagcagatgcagatgcagcagcagcTTAGGGAGAACATGCAGATGCAGCAGCAGATGTTGCAGCAGATGCAACAACAGCAGCAGATGTTCCAGCAGATGTTCATGACTTCCCCACCGGGGAGTAGTGCTCCTAGCACGTCGTGTCCTCCTATGTTCCCACATTTT ATCCCCACGCCCGATCCGGCTGTGATGGCGCTCCTCCAGCAAGCGCCAAGTCAGAGCCCGCTGACACCGCTTGACCGTCAACAATACGGGCATCATCCGGAGCTGCAGCAGCTTTCTAGGTGA
- the LOC127328528 gene encoding F-box/kelch-repeat protein At2g43270-like, with protein METPFLPQEVVVSQILARLPVMSLLRFRCVCKAWRHAIDDDAFFHRAHIRLQKYPSVIIALKMMKEGGVFVDEGGHPFFKDHEVITAGLYRWDHENLREGAMATTLVGAIYLHHSFPRRDYVLPDLAHCDGLLLMPADATARVLNLATHRAIELPSFPNVEDARPELPYSFRYRGHQTFGLGFDPRSNTYKVARFFYRSIDPTISLGMEVCTIGRDQPQYWRETAEPPPYPIRPARAATFFKGSLLWTIEESLLVDDDVPGFVRLRLEDESFSVIPLPPCCPRIHYATSSLAELRGELCLCVVLPAAAAGSRDGSLEMWVCSDDLDNSVRTRIWLSLAVQSPTRCPQRLS; from the exons ATGGAGACGCCGTTCCTGCCACAGGAGGTGGTGGTGTCACAGATCCTGGCCCGGCTGCCCGTCATGTCGCTGCTGCGCTTCAGATGCGTCTGCAAGGCATGGCGTCACGCCATCGACGACGATGCTTTCTTCCACCGCGCGCACATCCGTCTCCAGAAGTACCCGTCCGTGATCATCGCGCTTAAGATGATGAAAGAGGGCGGTGTTTTCGTGGATGAGGGCGGACACCCTTTCTTCAAAGACCACGAGGTCATCACCGCCGGTCTGTACCGGTGGGATCACGAGAACCTGCGTGAAGGCGCCATGGCCACCACCCTCGTAGGTGCAATCTATCTGCACCACTCGTTCCCAAGGAGAGATTACGTGCTGCCCGACCTCGCGCACTGCGACGGGCTGCTGCTGATGCCTGCCGATGCCACCGCCCGCGTCCTCAACCTGGCCACACACCGTGCCATCGAACTTCCCTCGTTCCCTAACGTCGAGGACGCGCGACCCGAGCTCCCCTACAGCTTCCGTTATCGAGGCCACCAGACGTTCGGCCTTGGCTTCGACCCTCGCTCCAATACCTACAAGGTCGCACGCTTCTTCTACCGCTCGATCGATCCCACCATCAGCCTAGGGATGGAGGTGTGCACCATAGGAAGGGATCAACCGCAATACTGGCGTGAGACGGCTGAGCCACCACCATACCCTATCAGGCCAGCGCGAGCGGCGACCTTCTTCAAAGGCTCTTTGCTCTGGACCATCGAGGAGTCGCTCCTTGTCGACGACGACGTCCCGGGTTTCGTACGCTTGAGGCTGGAGGATGAGTCCTTCAGCGTCATACCGCTGCCTCCTTGCTGTCCGAGGATCCACTACGCGACGTCCAGCTTGGCTGAGCTGCGCGGAGAGCTGTGCTTGTGCGTGGTTTTACCTGCAGCTGCAGCAGGATCACGGGATGGGTCGCTGGAGATGTGGGTGTGCAGTGACGACCTCGACA ATAGTGTTCGAACTAGAATCTGGCTATCTCTCGCGGTTCAGTCGCCCACGAGGTGTCCACAAAGACTATCTTAG